A genomic region of Vitis vinifera cultivar Pinot Noir 40024 chromosome 7, ASM3070453v1 contains the following coding sequences:
- the LOC100242917 gene encoding uncharacterized protein LOC100242917 gives MSKTMKHPPRRVATPTASDKRKEREAFYAPEIPKIPKLAAPRAGSSKPYEPAYRNQLLAGYLAHEFLTKGTLLGEKWDPDRADAAPVPVEFKRKEKGKGKGRAEPSAEAYNRYVEVADLLKRDGAHLPGIVNPTQLGRFLHM, from the coding sequence ATGAGTAAAACGATGAAACATCCACCCCGGCGAGTGGCGACACCAACAGCGTCAGATAAGCGTAAAGAGAGGGAGGCTTTTTACGCCcctgaaattccaaaaatacccaaACTCGCCGCCCCCAGAGCCGGCTCCTCAAAGCCCTACGAACCGGCTTATCGCAACCAGCTTCTGGCGGGATACCTGGCGCACGAATTCCTCACCAAGGGAACCCTTCTGGGCGAAAAATGGGACCCAGATCGAGCCGATGCTGCGCCGGTGCCAGTCGAGTTCAAGAGGAAGGAGAAGGGGAAGGGGAAGGGCAGAGCGGAGCCGAGCGCAGAGGCGTATAACAGGTACGTGGAAGTAGCTGATTTGCTGAAGAGGGATGGAGCCCATTTGCCCGGAATAGTGAACCCGACCCAACTCGGACGGTTCTTGCACATGTGA